The genome window CGACATCTTTGAGCCAGGAGATCTCTTCCGGAACAAACTGTTTCTGATAATCGGTGCCCATATTCATGGCCCAATAGAGTTTTTCCGGAGTCATCTGCACAATGACAAAACCGGGCAGGACCACAAAACTGACCTGCTCTTTGGCCCAGCCAGACAGGCGCTCCTCATTTTCAAACATCATCAGGTAGTGGTTACCTTCCGATTCGAGAATCACCGGCTCAATGCTGTCATCTTTCTGGATATCCTTTTTACCGACATTCTCTTTATCCTCGTCATAGACCGGAATGTAGAATTTCGTATTAAGTACCAAGTCATAAAAGGCCCCCTGTTTCTGTTCATCTTCAATATAATCAGCGAGGGCCTGGTCCAGTTCGGTCATCAACTTATCCTTTCGTTACTTGTATAGGTTTTGCCACATCATCGGGGCGCTTATTGGCGTGTAAAAAAATCAGCTCTCTTCAGGGGCAAAACACAGTGCATAGTCACTGCATTCTCCACAATTGGGTGACTTGCACAGTACGGCACCGTTCTGGTCACACAAGGTCTTAAATAAAAAGCGCTTCCAGCGCATCCCTTTATTATTGGCTGCCGCCATGGTCGGCAGAAGTCGCCGAATTGAGGCCGTTAACTCAGGGCGCTGGAATAAGCCCATTGAAACCCACAGATGACCGGGATGAGCTGCCCTAGCCGTGATAATTGAGGCCAACCAACTCGCCATAGAACGCTGCACAGCACTGCCCTGTTCGGGAACATGCGACTGCACAATAACACGAATTTCATCGTTTGGCTGCGGTAGAGATGGGGCATCCGGCAAACAATGGGATAGCAACTCAGGTTTAACCGCTGGAAAACAGGTGGTTAATAATTGCGTGAATTGCTCTTGAGTCAAACCAAGAGCCTGTGCCGTATCCCAAGGCTCCTCAGCAGCGATTGTCAACAGACAGGCAAACAAATGACGATCTTCGGCTGTGATCTCCTGTCCAGCAGGACTGTTCATCAGGGCCTGGTAACAGGGGTTATCCGCCGTAATGCGCGGGCCGTGGTCCTCTTCAACCGGGCTGTAACTTTCCAGCACCTGTCCGGCTCCCATGGCACTGCGCACGGCACCGTGCAAAGCCTGAACTGCAATATCAGCACAATAATCACGCTCGGCCGGCAAGCCGTCGAGACATTCATCAACACGTTGCGGCGTCAGAAGAAGAACATCGGAAACCGATAGCCCTTCAGCCATGTCCGCTGCGGCGGCACAGGCGGCAATGGTGAAACCACACCCGAATACCTGAAAACGGATTTTGATGACGATATTATTTTCAACGTTGATGGCAAAACGTGCGGCGGGCCGGGTTCCGGCCTGGCCAGCTTTGAGGCCGATTTCACCAACCCCGTCCGGGTTTGTCAACGTTCCGGACCGACTCAGGTCCATGGCCCATTGTCGAATCGTATCACTGTACATAGGGTGATCTTTCTGCAAACAAGAGAAAAGACTTCGCGTTTATCGTATCAGAGTGACGCAAAAGATATGCCATCGGCCAAGAACGCATCCTGTTTTTGTAAGAAAAGCCACCAATGCGGCTTTGGCGAAAACATTGATCAGACAGAGTTTGTGTGCTGTGGTGCTGAAATCGGTAGCGAGAAGACAATAATCGCGGGGAAATGTTCAAAAAATAGACAGTAGCGACGGATTACCCGTTAAAGAAGGTCTCGATTTCCAATTCATATTTTTGCACCAATTGTTGGGTTTCGCCAAACTTGATAATGGTTTCATACAGGGTGATCGGCGTGGTAAAACGATGCAGCCGTTGTTCCATGATGAGACCCCAATGCTCTTTGAGCGACACAAAGTGATCATGGGAATAGCCATCGAGAAAAAAGCCTTCCGGTAACGGCGGCCCACCACGCAGCTCGTAATACAGGTGTTCACGCCCACCATCTTGAGACACGGTAAACAACCGGACATCGAAATGTCCGACAGGCCATTCAGCGTCGCTGTGTTCGACCGCGACCTCACCCTGAGGCGATACCAGTTTAAATGGCGCAAACAGACTGTTGAGAAACAGAGAACAATTGATCCCCATCGGCACGGCCCACAACAGCAAAAAGGCCAGATAATCGCTATGTTTTCCACCATCATAGTAATGCTGGGCCGACCAGATAAACCCCATTGAAACCGTCACCACATAGATGAAGCCAAGCAATGGCGGATAACGAAGCAAATGCCAGACAAACGTACTGGCCAAAGCCGTCACACCAACGACCGCAATCAGAAAGGGACCACTGCGAACAATGACCCGATACGGCGGCCCCTCCAGATACTGGCCGAACAGAAACAGCAACAGGGGAACCAGTGCCCATCCCGCATAACGCAACCATGATGGTCGTGTGTCTTCAGCATCACCCATAACGAACGGCATCCTCTGTGGTCTTTGACTCAGGTCGGTTATTGTGTGTCTTTTGCAGGCAACAAAGACGGCTGCAACTGAAAAAACACCTGTACGCCATGCGCTGAGTCCTGCATCGCAGGCCACCTGTTATCCGGCAGCGCACCAGAGAGAACATTGACGCGCTGCGGCTCGAGGCCCAGATCAATAAATTTTTCCCTGAACTTCTGTTCATAGCGTCGCGCCAGATTCCAGCGATATTCGGCGCTGTACTTATCTGAGCCCTGCCCGCTTATCAACAAACAGCTTTGCGGCCAGTCTCTTGTCAAAGCGTTGAAGGTTGCGACAATTTGCAGCACAGATTGTCGAGCCGCCTCCGACTCGCGCCCCTCTTCGTCAAGATCGAGGCTCACCCCTTGCATCATACGTTCATCACTGAGAACCTGCAAACGCACCGGAACGCAACTTCCTTCAGTAATAACAGAGAGACGTGCGGGATAACGACGCTGCGAAGGAGCGATATTGCGGTTTGTAAAGGGGAGACAACGCCCCTGCCATGCTTGGCTGAGTTCGCTCCAGGGACGGGCAGCCGAAAAGATGGCGCACGCTCCCTCTTCAGTTGTGTTTTGAACAACCGCCGTTCCAATCTGACGTTCATAACAACAATGCCCGCCGACAAAGGGCTGGCAGCCGGCAAGACCAAGCAAAACGACTGCGATCAAAAAACCTTTTCTCCTGATTTTCCACTGTGTTGCCATGCTGTTTTTTTTCAACACACGCTCCATGGTGGTCGCACTGTAAAAATCATATCGCTGGGATTTCATTATATGAAGGAGATATCGAAGCAACAACACATAATTCAAAAGGGTTTGGCAACTTTTAACGTAAATCTGCATGGCATCAGACAATAAACAGGCTAAGATAGGGCCATGATCTCTTGGTATGGTTACAGTCTGGCCGCCCTGCTTCTGCTCGGATCGCAGCGTTTTCTATATAAAGTTGCCGCCCATCACGGCTTCGCCTCTGGACGTGTAACCACTGTATTCATGGCAACGGTCACTCTGCTGAGCTGCGGCCTATACCTCTTCCAACCCCATGCTCAACCCTCCCTTTACCCATTAGTGATGCTCTCTTTAGCCAACAGTCTGTCGTTCACAGTGTCAACCAGGGCCAATATTGAAGCGTTGCGCCACCTCAGTGCCGGAATCATCTTCCCCCTGACCCGCTTAAGCCTGGCCTGCGTTGTGGTGGTCTCACTTATCTGGTTCGATGAAACATTGACCACCGGCCAATGGCTGGGGATGATTCTGGCGTTCAGTGTCATCTATCTGCTCAGTCAGGAAGCCCGTTTTGATGCGGCATCGCCTCAGGCACTGCGCCGAGGTCTGGGCTTGGTGTTGGTGTGCATCCTATGCGGAACCGTGGCCTCGGTGTCAAGCAAGCTGGCAGCGGTCTCCACGGACAAAGCCGCCTTTATGGCCCTCTCCTATCTGGTGGGCACCTTGTTCAGCGGTCTAACTAGCCGGGTAAAAAAAAATACGCCCCCCAGGCAATCCTGGTGGCCGACCGTAGCTCTGGGAGGGGCAATGGGCGTTCTCAACTTTCTCGGATTTTAT of Desulfuromonas acetoxidans DSM 684 contains these proteins:
- a CDS encoding nitrogen fixation protein NifQ, which produces MYSDTIRQWAMDLSRSGTLTNPDGVGEIGLKAGQAGTRPAARFAINVENNIVIKIRFQVFGCGFTIAACAAAADMAEGLSVSDVLLLTPQRVDECLDGLPAERDYCADIAVQALHGAVRSAMGAGQVLESYSPVEEDHGPRITADNPCYQALMNSPAGQEITAEDRHLFACLLTIAAEEPWDTAQALGLTQEQFTQLLTTCFPAVKPELLSHCLPDAPSLPQPNDEIRVIVQSHVPEQGSAVQRSMASWLASIITARAAHPGHLWVSMGLFQRPELTASIRRLLPTMAAANNKGMRWKRFLFKTLCDQNGAVLCKSPNCGECSDYALCFAPEES
- a CDS encoding SseB family protein codes for the protein MTELDQALADYIEDEQKQGAFYDLVLNTKFYIPVYDEDKENVGKKDIQKDDSIEPVILESEGNHYLMMFENEERLSGWAKEQVSFVVLPGFVIVQMTPEKLYWAMNMGTDYQKQFVPEEISWLKDVVQQNLDEQEGAGEE
- a CDS encoding DMT family transporter, coding for MISWYGYSLAALLLLGSQRFLYKVAAHHGFASGRVTTVFMATVTLLSCGLYLFQPHAQPSLYPLVMLSLANSLSFTVSTRANIEALRHLSAGIIFPLTRLSLACVVVVSLIWFDETLTTGQWLGMILAFSVIYLLSQEARFDAASPQALRRGLGLVLVCILCGTVASVSSKLAAVSTDKAAFMALSYLVGTLFSGLTSRVKKNTPPRQSWWPTVALGGAMGVLNFLGFYAFLNALESGPLSAIILITGMHFIIAMVLSVLIYREAVTWRRVAAMVLTVGTVVLLKA